A genomic segment from Glycine max cultivar Williams 82 chromosome 1, Glycine_max_v4.0, whole genome shotgun sequence encodes:
- the LOC100778224 gene encoding uncharacterized protein, whose translation MNFRSLEDFWAFYMNQHSKASTRRWHFAGTLFSILLFFCSLLFSWWFLLLVPFSGYGCAFYSHLFVERNFPEDLRHPFWSLLCDFKMFGFMLTGNMDREIKRLGKRPVLQVF comes from the coding sequence ATGAATTTCAGGAGCCTGGAAGATTTCTGGGCCTTTTACATGAACCAACACTCCAAGGCTTCCACAAGGCGCTGGCACTTCGCGGGAACACTCTTCAGCATTCTCTTATTCTTCTGCTCTCTCTTGTTCAGTTGGTGGTTCTTGCTCCTTGTCCCTTTCTCTGGGTATGGATGTGCCTTTTATAGCCACTTGTTTGTAGAGAGGAATTTCCCTGAGGATTTGAGACACCCCTTTTGGTCCCTCTTGTGTGACTTCAAGATGTTCGGGTTCATGCTTACTGGCAACATGGATAGGGAGATCAAAAGGCTCGGGAAGAGACCTGTGCTGCAAGtgttttga